A segment of the Zingiber officinale cultivar Zhangliang chromosome 8B, Zo_v1.1, whole genome shotgun sequence genome:
ATACATTGGCATTTTTGTGTGAAAGTATTAAGCTATATTAAATGTGTGGAATGTCTGAAAAAATTTCTTCTGGAATTAACACCTACAGAAGTCTAAAACTAATTAAATTGTTCATACCAATATGATAACTATAAGAGTGAGTTCTGGGATTGGAGCTGGCATTATGAATTGTCGTCTTTAATTTGGGACTCAAAATGGTCCAACTATTGGAACGTTTACAAGGTTGTACATAGGCATATACGAAATCTTGAATATTTTGTTATTTCCAAGTTCTATTTTCCTTTTATATCGGTATCTCAAAATTGGCCACAGATATGGCTCAGCATGACTATACatctcagattttttttttaaattttgtttttggttattgcAGTTCCTATAAAAGTTATTTCATCTTTTAGAAGGATGAAAAAGCTCACCCAAGAGCTCTCTTTGATTGGTGCTGCACTTACAACATCATCCCAACTTGTAAGTTGTCCCATAACTTTTGTTATGTTTTCTTGCATTATCCTGGCTTTCAATTGTATCTAGACAGTTGTTGCTCTTTCTATCTAgcctgattttatcttgatttatCTCATCAAATCAGGTATTCATTCTTAAAAATGACAACATTACAGGTTGTTAGCGAGGATGGGAGGAAAGTGAAGAGGTTACAACCATCATCAGTTGAAATTGCAGATACAAAGGTATCCTTTGGGATATTCAATATCTTCTAATATATTCCCATCTGGTGCCGCATGATCTTAGTAATCCAAATTTGTCTCTTGAACTACCAGTTGCGGACTGTCATAGTGGAGAATCTACCAGATGATTGCTCAGAAGCTAATATTAGAAGAATCTTTGGCAAACTTGGAAAGTATGTTActgtaatatattttttttaacaaagcaCTAACGAGTTCTTTTACACTCCCAATTTTTCTTATGATTTTCCAGAATTGTAAAGGTCACTGTCCATAATCCACATTTGATGGAGAAGTTAACGAGCCAATCGAAGTCTAGGATTATACTCAGTAGTAAGGTATGCCTCTTCTAAATGGCCAAAAGACAAAAATGGATTCTATTGTGGCTCATAGGATGTGCAAACAGAAACGAACTGCTACTTTGTTTTTGTTTGTTGGTTTGGCACATTACCTTGACTCAAGTACGTATGTGTAATTTCTGTTTCCCTGGATAGATACACTCCTTTGTTGAGTATGGAACAGTTGAGGCAGCAGAGAGTGCTGTAAGTATTGTGTTCTAATTCGAACATGCACTTTGATAACATGAtagataatttgtttatttataatGCATAAACCAGGTAAATTCCCTCAACGATGAAAAGAATTGGAGGAGTGGCATGCGTGTTGAACTTTTGGCAAAGAGAATGGTTGTCTACAGCTTGGTACATATTTTTGATTTGCTAACTTGTCTTTGAGACTAATTTTACTTTTCAGGAGAAGCATTGGCTTAGTTCAAAAGGCCGCAAAGTAACTATCTCTGAGAATAATAGTTCTCTTGTAGAGGAACCAACTGCAGATGGGGAGAAGATTTCCATAGACTGCCATAATGAAGTTGCTATGAAGGAGGTTGGTCACTTGATTTGCAAATTGCCATCTTTTGGTGCTTAGTTTTTTTTCATTAGTTAATATAAATGTTTGTTGCCTTGGCTCAATGGTAAAGTTCCTCCCGTGTGGCCTAGAGGTAGGTCACAGGTTCGAGTCTCGGAAATAGTCTCTTGCAAAGCAagataagactgcgtacaatagatACTTCCTCGGGTTCTGCATTGGCTGGAGTTTCATGTGCTGCCCTATAATATAAATGTTTGTTCAATAAAGCCTAACCAATTATTGTCTGTTGAGTTATTCATGATGTTGCTCTGAGCAGCAATATGTTTTCCAAGTCTAATCTGTCTTTCAAGGTGATTTTTGACGGATCTTATTTGTCTGGAATACAAAGTTCTTGTTTGTTCTTTTGCATGTGGAGATAAAAATTGAGCCCTCTAATTGGTGGAATGGGAAACAAGCATTATACAATAGTGATATAACATcttatcttttgtttttttttttacaaaatatttttgcaGGAAGGTGGACGGGGTAAAGGCATAAGAAGAACAAAATATAAGAGCCGAGGAAGAGGCCAAGCTCAACAAAATGGTAATTGCCATGGTACGGTACCTCTTGGCTGCCTTGATCTTGTTTTCTACCTTTCAGGTTCGATTGAAATGAAGTTGCTTTTATTAACTCTTCCTTTTTTTACTAGGTGGATCTGCTTCAGGCGTAGAGTTGGTGAACAAACATGTACAAGGGCCAAGGATGCCAGATGGAACAAGAGGTTTTGCTTTTGGACGGGGCAAACCTACATCCTAATGAACATGATACCTGGAATTTTAGATTGGCATTTCATGACAAGCTTTGTATAAAGTGTTCCGTATGTTCGAAATGTGCTGAAATGAAGCCAAATGCTCCATCCAGATCTCATTCTGGCTTCGAACAACAGTGTTCCGTAGTTTAGGATTGTTCCTATCTTGTTTTGCTTATACCGCTTAAATTCGATTATTATCAGTTTCAGATATATGTTGCTTCTCTGACTGCACAAATCTCTCGACAACATGACATAAAGTTGGACAATTATTTTATACATAGCTGAATCAATTGGATCATCATTCTTTCTCAtctgttgtgtgtgtgtgtgtatatatatatcaaatggaTCGTCATTGTTCTTTCTCATCTGTTGTTCATAATTTATCAACTGTTCATGAGGTTTACTGGTTAATTATATTTAActgaacaaaaaaaattaaagctgTTTCAGGTACCGATTCCACACAGCCATGTAATGAGCTGTATCCAGCTATATAAGTGCACTACGTATAAAGCTTTTCCGGTTCTCGCGCTCAAAAATCATAAACctttacaaaagaaaaaaaaaacccctTGACTCGGCAGTGCGATCCTCGGTGGATCCCCACTGGCGACACATACCAACAAAATACATTATTTATAAACATCGAAAACATCAGTGAGATCTGGAGAAGTGGAAACTCAGCAGAGCAAATGGTGTATTCCAAAGGTTGGACATTCGGCTCATCGTCTTCGAGTAAAAATACGTTGACGTGCCACTTTCACTTTGGGAGATGATTTAATGCCAACGCGGTGGTGCAAGCTGATGAAAAAGATACTTGTGATGATCCTGCTGCTTTGTTTTACTGCCAGCAGCTAGTGACTCTCGTGACAGAAGGTGATCATGCAGTCTGCGTCTACAAACCATGGAGATACAAGTGCTTTGTGGGAGAGTCAAAGAGCCTCAGCTATGGTGGGTCGGACGGACCCACAGCATCACTCCATTATCCCTCGATACTTTATGCTATCATGAATATAATCCATGTTGAATTCAATGTCTTCTGCATCTAATGTATCCTATTGTACCGCTCAGTTGCCGATCGAAATAGCTGTCGAGATCGAGATATAGATGTATGTCAAGTAGACATTACTATACTGTTCATGCAAAAAAGGCAAGTAGATAATCAATATATATGCTTCAAGTTGGCTGAAGAGATAACGGCTCATTTATATTATCCATAGTTACATCCATCTATGATATCAATACTTGAACTTAGTTAGTGCTCATCATCATAAAGTAGACAAGCAAAAGTTCTAGAGTGAAGAAATATACAAACATTTCTGCTCAAAAGGCAAACAAGCTGATATATATCCAAAACTTATCATTGAACGAGTTGGACAACTAGTGATGAATGCTGCAATTTATGTCCTCTatccctatttttttttttttttttttttttttgcagattAGAGGGGGACATACTTAAAACAATGAGACAGTTAGGGATCAATTTCCGATAGACGTATGTCCTCAGAAAAAAAATATGTTCCAACCCCTAACCAACTTAGCATGGTTGGGTAGGTATAAACTGACGAataatttatctcttttcatATAATCTTACAAATTATGTCCTCTTTTGATTTGACGTTCCATGATCCAATGTCatctttattatatatatttttcacccCTACATCCACCAAGTCTTTCTTTAGGATCACATTTATTACTCGTTATCCAGCTAATAGTATTCAATAATCAAGCACCCACTTTTAAGGTCGATATCCAGCCATACGAAGTACGTAGAGGCACTTGGACAGGAACCAGAATCCCAGGAGTCCCTTAACATATAGAAACAGCCACAAGATTCTTTCAAAATCCATGGTATATAATAAATATACTCGCACTCAATCTATCTATAATCTCTGAATGCTACGAATTATAATAATTAATGTGCAGTTCCTTTGTTGCTTTGCAATCGTGACAGAATATATATAAGCGAGAGATCAACTAATCTAATACATATATCATTAGTAAAATGAACCTGAGAATTTACATGAAAAGCTGTTGGAATGACTAATCAGTTCCACGTTATAAGACTAATTTATCTTGCAAACGAAAACTATTGGATAATGCAAATGAGAGAGCAAGTATAAATAGGTTCACTTGTACACTTGCTTGATACTTACTCATCTGCGAGGCGAGGCAGCACGATGAGAACACTAACCTCATGGCTCATCTTGATGGTCGTTACTGCTCATTTCCTGGGCATGAATGAAGCAACTAGGCCATTTTCTCATGGGGGAGAGAACAGAGGTAGGATCTTCAGCAGCGAGCTAGCACAGGGGTTATTAGTGAGGAGGAAAGTCAGGGTTTTGATAATCAGTGACGGGAAGAGAGAAGTACCTGCAGGACCAGATCCTCAACACCATCGTTAATCTATTCATTCACTGCATCATCGTTGCGTCGTTGTTTTATGTTGCATGCATGCTTTGCTCAGCTACTAAGTTCATCTTCGTTAATTAGGTATCATTTGCAGGGTGGTCATTGGATTTTTGTTCCAAATTAAGGTTGTAACAATATCTGATAATCAAACAACCATGCAGTTCTAAAATCTCAAGGAGAATGAACTACCAACAGATTCAGAATTTTTATTAGAAAGAATCTATATTCCTTATAAATCATGCTTTCTTAGGACAATGAAGGAATGCAGAGACTTATTATGGTACAAGGCAAATTGATGAGTTTGGAAGTCATGGAAATCATATATATGAGTTGAAGCATGTGTTCACAATGTTAATGAGTTGAACACATATatattcaagtttatttatttagttaaacGAGTTATTCaaacttattcatttaattaattatatatatattgaatcaatataaataaattcttactaaACTCAACACTAAACTGAACACTGCACCAAACTTGCTCACGGATCATTTACTACCCTACTCTTAAATCAGCAACTATAGGACAAAAAAGTTGTGAAGGTGGTTTTTTTCAGTGAATGTATTTAATATCATACTTTTGTTCTTGATGCAGCCTCTCTCACATATTGAATATAAGTATATAACCATCCACTTTTGCATGATTAACGAAAAGAAATTTAAGTAGCGT
Coding sequences within it:
- the LOC122016534 gene encoding la-related protein 6A-like, which codes for MEENQLEGLGSLSLLPPPLPSLDVGVALSDPSGDAAARREAQGSEADPTRVAAPGRDSGEEGIVSDVTTAFHVEVDIFDAARGDVSLREAEVALSGPVVLSGELRDEIVRQVEYYFSDENLSTDSFLLTFIKKDKEGYVPIKVISSFRRMKKLTQELSLIGAALTTSSQLVVSEDGRKVKRLQPSSVEIADTKLRTVIVENLPDDCSEANIRRIFGKLGKIVKVTVHNPHLMEKLTSQSKSRIILSSKIHSFVEYGTVEAAESAVNSLNDEKNWRSGMRVELLAKRMEKHWLSSKGRKVTISENNSSLVEEPTADGEKISIDCHNEVAMKEEGGRGKGIRRTKYKSRGRGQAQQNGNCHGGSASGVELVNKHVQGPRMPDGTRGFAFGRGKPTS